One genomic region from Rattus norvegicus strain BN/NHsdMcwi chromosome 10, GRCr8, whole genome shotgun sequence encodes:
- the Fkbp10 gene encoding peptidyl-prolyl cis-trans isomerase FKBP10 isoform X1, with translation MFLVGAPSHTLPRLHILPLLLLLQTLERGLGRASPSGAPLEDVVIERYHIPRACPREVQMGDFVRYHYNGTFEDGKKFDSSYDRSTLVAIIVGVGRLITGMDRGLMGMCVNERRRLIIPPHLGYGSIGLAGLIPPDATLYFDVVLLDVWNKEDTVQSTILLRPPYCPRMVRNSDFVRYHYNGTLLDGTAFDSSYSRGGTYDTYIGSGWLIKGMDQGLLGMCPGEKRKIIIPPFLAYGEKGYGSVWGQPKVGDRGGLFGMRPLAVPGLGPQMYGSSPVPSPGTVIPPQASLVFYVLLIDVHNPKDTVQLETLELPQDCVRRAVAGDFMRYHYNGSLMDGTLFDSSYSRNHTYNTYVGQGYIIPGMDQGLQGACIGERRRITVPPHLAYGENGTGDKIPGSAVLIFDVHVIDFHNPADPVEIKTLFRPPESCNETAKIGDFIRYHYNCSLLDGTRLFSSHDYEAPQEITLGANKVIEGLDRGLQGMCVGERRQLIVPPHLAHGENGARGVPGSAVLLFEVELISREDGLPAGYLFVWYQDPPASLFEDMDLNKDGEVPPEEFSSFIKAQVNEGKGRLMPGQDPDKTISDMFQNQDRNQDGKITAEELKLKSDEDQERIHEEL, from the exons ATGTTCCTTGTGGGGGCTCCCAGCCACACGCTCCCTCGACTCCACATACTACCGTTGCTGCTGCTTCTACAGACCTTGGAGAGGGGTTTGGGCCGTGCCAGCCCGTCCGGAGCCCCCTTGGAAGATGTGGTCATCGAGAGATACCACATCCCCAGGGCCTGCCCCCGAGAAGTGCAGATGGGGGATTTTGTTCGTTACCACTACAATGGCACTTTTGAAGACGGGAAAAAGTTTGACTCCAG CTATGACCGTAGCACCCTGGTGGCCATCATTGTGGGTGTAGGCCGCCTCATCACTGGCATGGACCGAGGTCTCATGGGCATGTGTGTTAATGAACGCCGCCGTCTCATTATCCCTCCCCACCTGGGCTACGGCAGCATCGGTCTGG CGGGCCTCATCCCACCCGATGCCACCCTCTATTTTGACGTGGTCCTGCTGGATGTGTGGAACAAGGAAGACACCGTGCAGTCGACCATCCTCCTACGCCCTCCCTACTGCCCCCGAATGGTGCGGAACAGTGACTTTGTACGCTATCACTACAACGGTACTCTGCTGGATGGCACTGCCTTTGACAGCAG CTACAGTAGGGGAGGCACTTATGACACCTACATCGGCTCTGGTTGGCTGATCAAAGGCATGGACCAGGGGCTGCTGGGCATGTGTcctggagagaaaaggaagatcaTTATCCCTCCCTTCCTGGCTTACGGGGAGAAAGGCTACG GCTCAGTATGGGGACAACCAAAGGTAGGAGACAGAGGAGGTCTTTTTGGCATGAGGCcccttgctgtgcctgggcttgGTCCCCAAATGTATGGTTCAAGCCCTGTGCCCTCCCCAGGGACTGTGATACCCCCGCAGGCCTCCCTGGTCTTCTATGTCCTGCTGATAGATGTCCACAACCCGAAGGACACGGTCCAGCTGGAGACGCTGGAGCTGCCCCAGGACTGTGTCCGGCGAGCTGTGGCAGGGGACTTCATGCGTTACCACTACAATGGCTCTTTGATGGATGGTACCCTCTTTGATTCCAG CTACTCCCGCAACCACACCTACAATACCTATGTCGGGCAGGGTTACATCATCCCTGGGATGGACCAGGGGCTGCAAGGCGCATGCATAGGGGAGCGAAGGAGGATTACTGTGCCCCCTCACCTTGCCTACGGGGAGAATGGGACAG GAGACAAGATCCCTGGCTCAGCTGTGCTCATCTTTGATGTACACGTCATCGACTTCCACAACCCTGCGGACCCTGTGGAAATCAAGACGCTGTTCCGGCCTCCTGAGAGCTGCAACGAGACAGCCAAGATCGGGGACTTTATTCGCTACCACTACAACTGTTCTCTGCTGGACGGCACTAGGCTCTTCTCTTC CCACGACTATGAGGCCCCTCAAGAGATCACCCTCGGAGCCAACAAAGTGATCGAAGGTCTGGACAGGGGCCTGCAGGGCATGTGTGTAGGAGAGAGGAGGCAGCTCATTGTACCCCCACACCTGGCCCACGGGGAGAATggag CCCGTGGTGTCCCAGGCAGTGCTGTGCTGTTATTTGAGGTGGAGCTGATATCCCGAGAGGATGGTCTACCCGCAGGCTACCTGTTTGTGTGGTACCAGGATCCTCCTGCTAGCCTTTTTGAAGACATGGATCTCAATAAAGATGGAGAGGTGCCCCCAGAAGAG TTCTCCTCCTTCATCAAGGCTCAAGTGAATGAAGGCAAAGGACGCCTGATGCCTGGGCAAGACCCAGACAAAACCATAAGTGACATGTTTCAGAACCAAGATCGAAACCAGGATGGCAAGATCACAGCTGAAGAACTCAAGCTGAAGTCAGATGAGGACCAGGAGCGCATCCATGAGGAGCTCTGA
- the Fkbp10 gene encoding peptidyl-prolyl cis-trans isomerase FKBP10 precursor: MFLVGAPSHTLPRLHILPLLLLLQTLERGLGRASPSGAPLEDVVIERYHIPRACPREVQMGDFVRYHYNGTFEDGKKFDSSYDRSTLVAIIVGVGRLITGMDRGLMGMCVNERRRLIIPPHLGYGSIGLAGLIPPDATLYFDVVLLDVWNKEDTVQSTILLRPPYCPRMVRNSDFVRYHYNGTLLDGTAFDSSYSRGGTYDTYIGSGWLIKGMDQGLLGMCPGEKRKIIIPPFLAYGEKGYGTVIPPQASLVFYVLLIDVHNPKDTVQLETLELPQDCVRRAVAGDFMRYHYNGSLMDGTLFDSSYSRNHTYNTYVGQGYIIPGMDQGLQGACIGERRRITVPPHLAYGENGTGDKIPGSAVLIFDVHVIDFHNPADPVEIKTLFRPPESCNETAKIGDFIRYHYNCSLLDGTRLFSSHDYEAPQEITLGANKVIEGLDRGLQGMCVGERRQLIVPPHLAHGENGARGVPGSAVLLFEVELISREDGLPAGYLFVWYQDPPASLFEDMDLNKDGEVPPEEFSSFIKAQVNEGKGRLMPGQDPDKTISDMFQNQDRNQDGKITAEELKLKSDEDQERIHEEL, translated from the exons ATGTTCCTTGTGGGGGCTCCCAGCCACACGCTCCCTCGACTCCACATACTACCGTTGCTGCTGCTTCTACAGACCTTGGAGAGGGGTTTGGGCCGTGCCAGCCCGTCCGGAGCCCCCTTGGAAGATGTGGTCATCGAGAGATACCACATCCCCAGGGCCTGCCCCCGAGAAGTGCAGATGGGGGATTTTGTTCGTTACCACTACAATGGCACTTTTGAAGACGGGAAAAAGTTTGACTCCAG CTATGACCGTAGCACCCTGGTGGCCATCATTGTGGGTGTAGGCCGCCTCATCACTGGCATGGACCGAGGTCTCATGGGCATGTGTGTTAATGAACGCCGCCGTCTCATTATCCCTCCCCACCTGGGCTACGGCAGCATCGGTCTGG CGGGCCTCATCCCACCCGATGCCACCCTCTATTTTGACGTGGTCCTGCTGGATGTGTGGAACAAGGAAGACACCGTGCAGTCGACCATCCTCCTACGCCCTCCCTACTGCCCCCGAATGGTGCGGAACAGTGACTTTGTACGCTATCACTACAACGGTACTCTGCTGGATGGCACTGCCTTTGACAGCAG CTACAGTAGGGGAGGCACTTATGACACCTACATCGGCTCTGGTTGGCTGATCAAAGGCATGGACCAGGGGCTGCTGGGCATGTGTcctggagagaaaaggaagatcaTTATCCCTCCCTTCCTGGCTTACGGGGAGAAAGGCTACG GGACTGTGATACCCCCGCAGGCCTCCCTGGTCTTCTATGTCCTGCTGATAGATGTCCACAACCCGAAGGACACGGTCCAGCTGGAGACGCTGGAGCTGCCCCAGGACTGTGTCCGGCGAGCTGTGGCAGGGGACTTCATGCGTTACCACTACAATGGCTCTTTGATGGATGGTACCCTCTTTGATTCCAG CTACTCCCGCAACCACACCTACAATACCTATGTCGGGCAGGGTTACATCATCCCTGGGATGGACCAGGGGCTGCAAGGCGCATGCATAGGGGAGCGAAGGAGGATTACTGTGCCCCCTCACCTTGCCTACGGGGAGAATGGGACAG GAGACAAGATCCCTGGCTCAGCTGTGCTCATCTTTGATGTACACGTCATCGACTTCCACAACCCTGCGGACCCTGTGGAAATCAAGACGCTGTTCCGGCCTCCTGAGAGCTGCAACGAGACAGCCAAGATCGGGGACTTTATTCGCTACCACTACAACTGTTCTCTGCTGGACGGCACTAGGCTCTTCTCTTC CCACGACTATGAGGCCCCTCAAGAGATCACCCTCGGAGCCAACAAAGTGATCGAAGGTCTGGACAGGGGCCTGCAGGGCATGTGTGTAGGAGAGAGGAGGCAGCTCATTGTACCCCCACACCTGGCCCACGGGGAGAATggag CCCGTGGTGTCCCAGGCAGTGCTGTGCTGTTATTTGAGGTGGAGCTGATATCCCGAGAGGATGGTCTACCCGCAGGCTACCTGTTTGTGTGGTACCAGGATCCTCCTGCTAGCCTTTTTGAAGACATGGATCTCAATAAAGATGGAGAGGTGCCCCCAGAAGAG TTCTCCTCCTTCATCAAGGCTCAAGTGAATGAAGGCAAAGGACGCCTGATGCCTGGGCAAGACCCAGACAAAACCATAAGTGACATGTTTCAGAACCAAGATCGAAACCAGGATGGCAAGATCACAGCTGAAGAACTCAAGCTGAAGTCAGATGAGGACCAGGAGCGCATCCATGAGGAGCTCTGA
- the Nt5c3b gene encoding 7-methylguanosine phosphate-specific 5'-nucleotidase isoform X4: MAEEVSSLMKATVLMRQPGRVQEIVSALRRGGGDRLQVISDFDMTLSRFAYNGQRCPSSHNILDNSKIISEDCRKELTELFHHYYPIEIDPHRTIKEKLPHMVQWWSKAHSLLCQQRIQKFQIAQVVGESTAMLREGYKMFFDTLYHNNIPLFIFSAGIGDILEEIIRQMKVFHPNIHIVSNYMDFSEDGFLKGFKGQLIHTYNKNSSVCENSSYFQQLRNKTNIILLGDSIGDLTMADGVPGVQNILKIGFLNDKQPGLETMP, from the exons ATGGCGGAGGAG GTGAGCAGCCTGATGAAGGCCACGGTCCTGATGCGGCAGCCCGGACGGGTGCAGGAAATCGTGAGCGCCCTTCGCAGGGGCGGAGGAGACCGCCTGCAG GTGATTTCTGATTTTGACATGACCTTGAGCAGATTTGCTTACAATGGACAGCGATGCCCCTCTTCCCACA aTATTCTGGATAACAGCAAAATTATCAGTGAGGATTGTCGCAAAGAG CTCACCGAGCTCTTTCACCACTATTATCCCATTGAGATCGACCCACACCGGACCATCAAAGAGAAGCTGCCTCACATGGTGCAGTG GTGGAGCAAAGCCCACAGCCTCCTGTGCCAGCAGAGGATACAGAAGTTCCAGATAGCTCAGGTGGTCGGCGAGTCCACTGCGATGCTCAG GGAGGGCTATAAGATGTTCTTCGACACACTCTACCATAACAACATTCCTCTTTTCATCTTCTCTGCGGGCATTGGTGATATCCTGGAAGAAATTATCCGACAGATGAAGGTGTTCCACCCCAACATCCACATTGTGTCCAACTACATGGATTTCAGTGAGGAT GGTTTCCTGAAAGGATTCAAGGGCCAGCTCATCCACACCTACAACAAGAACAGCTCCGTGTGTGAGAACTCCAGTTACTTCCAGCAACTGCGGAACAAAACCAACATCATCCTGCTTGGAGACTCCATAGGGGACCTCACTATGGCGGATGGGGTCCCTGGAGTACAGAACATTCTGAAGATCGGCTTCCTGAATGACAAG CAACCTGGACTGGAGACCATGCCTTAG
- the Nt5c3b gene encoding 7-methylguanosine phosphate-specific 5'-nucleotidase — MAEEVSSLMKATVLMRQPGRVQEIVSALRRGGGDRLQVISDFDMTLSRFAYNGQRCPSSHNILDNSKIISEDCRKELTELFHHYYPIEIDPHRTIKEKLPHMVQWWSKAHSLLCQQRIQKFQIAQVVGESTAMLREGYKMFFDTLYHNNIPLFIFSAGIGDILEEIIRQMKVFHPNIHIVSNYMDFSEDGFLKGFKGQLIHTYNKNSSVCENSSYFQQLRNKTNIILLGDSIGDLTMADGVPGVQNILKIGFLNDKVEERRERYMDSYDIVLEKDETLDVVNGLLQHILRQGDCVELQGS; from the exons ATGGCGGAGGAG GTGAGCAGCCTGATGAAGGCCACGGTCCTGATGCGGCAGCCCGGACGGGTGCAGGAAATCGTGAGCGCCCTTCGCAGGGGCGGAGGAGACCGCCTGCAG GTGATTTCTGATTTTGACATGACCTTGAGCAGATTTGCTTACAATGGACAGCGATGCCCCTCTTCCCACA aTATTCTGGATAACAGCAAAATTATCAGTGAGGATTGTCGCAAAGAG CTCACCGAGCTCTTTCACCACTATTATCCCATTGAGATCGACCCACACCGGACCATCAAAGAGAAGCTGCCTCACATGGTGCAGTG GTGGAGCAAAGCCCACAGCCTCCTGTGCCAGCAGAGGATACAGAAGTTCCAGATAGCTCAGGTGGTCGGCGAGTCCACTGCGATGCTCAG GGAGGGCTATAAGATGTTCTTCGACACACTCTACCATAACAACATTCCTCTTTTCATCTTCTCTGCGGGCATTGGTGATATCCTGGAAGAAATTATCCGACAGATGAAGGTGTTCCACCCCAACATCCACATTGTGTCCAACTACATGGATTTCAGTGAGGAT GGTTTCCTGAAAGGATTCAAGGGCCAGCTCATCCACACCTACAACAAGAACAGCTCCGTGTGTGAGAACTCCAGTTACTTCCAGCAACTGCGGAACAAAACCAACATCATCCTGCTTGGAGACTCCATAGGGGACCTCACTATGGCGGATGGGGTCCCTGGAGTACAGAACATTCTGAAGATCGGCTTCCTGAATGACAAG GTGGAGGAGCGGCGAGAACGTTACATGGACTCCTATGACATTGTGTTGGAGAAGGACGAGACGCTGGACGTGGTCAATGGGCTGCTGCAGCACATCCTGCGCCAGGGGGACTGTGTGGAGCTACAGGGCTCCTAA
- the Nt5c3b gene encoding 7-methylguanosine phosphate-specific 5'-nucleotidase isoform X5 has protein sequence MDSDAPLPTLTELFHHYYPIEIDPHRTIKEKLPHMVQWWSKAHSLLCQQRIQKFQIAQVVGESTAMLREGYKMFFDTLYHNNIPLFIFSAGIGDILEEIIRQMKVFHPNIHIVSNYMDFSEDGFLKGFKGQLIHTYNKNSSVCENSSYFQQLRNKTNIILLGDSIGDLTMADGVPGVQNILKIGFLNDKVEERRERYMDSYDIVLEKDETLDVVNGLLQHILRQGDCVELQGS, from the exons ATGGACAGCGATGCCCCTCTTCCCACA CTCACCGAGCTCTTTCACCACTATTATCCCATTGAGATCGACCCACACCGGACCATCAAAGAGAAGCTGCCTCACATGGTGCAGTG GTGGAGCAAAGCCCACAGCCTCCTGTGCCAGCAGAGGATACAGAAGTTCCAGATAGCTCAGGTGGTCGGCGAGTCCACTGCGATGCTCAG GGAGGGCTATAAGATGTTCTTCGACACACTCTACCATAACAACATTCCTCTTTTCATCTTCTCTGCGGGCATTGGTGATATCCTGGAAGAAATTATCCGACAGATGAAGGTGTTCCACCCCAACATCCACATTGTGTCCAACTACATGGATTTCAGTGAGGAT GGTTTCCTGAAAGGATTCAAGGGCCAGCTCATCCACACCTACAACAAGAACAGCTCCGTGTGTGAGAACTCCAGTTACTTCCAGCAACTGCGGAACAAAACCAACATCATCCTGCTTGGAGACTCCATAGGGGACCTCACTATGGCGGATGGGGTCCCTGGAGTACAGAACATTCTGAAGATCGGCTTCCTGAATGACAAG GTGGAGGAGCGGCGAGAACGTTACATGGACTCCTATGACATTGTGTTGGAGAAGGACGAGACGCTGGACGTGGTCAATGGGCTGCTGCAGCACATCCTGCGCCAGGGGGACTGTGTGGAGCTACAGGGCTCCTAA
- the Nt5c3b gene encoding 7-methylguanosine phosphate-specific 5'-nucleotidase isoform X1 yields the protein MAEEVSSLMKATVLMRQPGRVQEIVSALRRGGGDRLQVISDFDMTLSRFAYNGQRCPSSHNILDNSKIISEDCRKELTELFHHYYPIEIDPHRTIKEKLPHMVQWWSKAHSLLCQQRIQKFQIAQVVGESTAMLREGYKMFFDTLYHNNIPLFIFSAGIGDILEEIIRQMKVFHPNIHIVSNYMDFSEDGFLKGFKGQLIHTYNKNSSVCENSSYFQQLRNKTNIILLGDSIGDLTMADGVPGVQNILKIGFLNDKVGSGWAFPSGSCTDSLPQESAFHVLDIAASIGDREEGSKSCSSSRVHVLSLLLSLPFPPPSLSLSPSLPSPRLTLRSGCWW from the exons ATGGCGGAGGAG GTGAGCAGCCTGATGAAGGCCACGGTCCTGATGCGGCAGCCCGGACGGGTGCAGGAAATCGTGAGCGCCCTTCGCAGGGGCGGAGGAGACCGCCTGCAG GTGATTTCTGATTTTGACATGACCTTGAGCAGATTTGCTTACAATGGACAGCGATGCCCCTCTTCCCACA aTATTCTGGATAACAGCAAAATTATCAGTGAGGATTGTCGCAAAGAG CTCACCGAGCTCTTTCACCACTATTATCCCATTGAGATCGACCCACACCGGACCATCAAAGAGAAGCTGCCTCACATGGTGCAGTG GTGGAGCAAAGCCCACAGCCTCCTGTGCCAGCAGAGGATACAGAAGTTCCAGATAGCTCAGGTGGTCGGCGAGTCCACTGCGATGCTCAG GGAGGGCTATAAGATGTTCTTCGACACACTCTACCATAACAACATTCCTCTTTTCATCTTCTCTGCGGGCATTGGTGATATCCTGGAAGAAATTATCCGACAGATGAAGGTGTTCCACCCCAACATCCACATTGTGTCCAACTACATGGATTTCAGTGAGGAT GGTTTCCTGAAAGGATTCAAGGGCCAGCTCATCCACACCTACAACAAGAACAGCTCCGTGTGTGAGAACTCCAGTTACTTCCAGCAACTGCGGAACAAAACCAACATCATCCTGCTTGGAGACTCCATAGGGGACCTCACTATGGCGGATGGGGTCCCTGGAGTACAGAACATTCTGAAGATCGGCTTCCTGAATGACAAGGTAGGCAGCGGCTGGGCCTTCCCCTCTGGCTCCTGCACAGATTCCCTTCCACAGGAGAGTGCCTTTCATGTGCTAGATATTGCGGCAAGTAttggggacagggaggaggggagtAAGTCATGTTCTTCATCTCGCGTGCAtgtgctctctctccttctctccctccccttcccgcccccttctctctccctctctccctctctcccttccccccgcCTCACTCTCAGGAGTGGGTGTTGGTGGTAA
- the Nt5c3b gene encoding 7-methylguanosine phosphate-specific 5'-nucleotidase isoform X3: MDSDAPLPTLTELFHHYYPIEIDPHRTIKEKLPHMVQWWSKAHSLLCQQRIQKFQIAQVVGESTAMLREGYKMFFDTLYHNNIPLFIFSAGIGDILEEIIRQMKVFHPNIHIVSNYMDFSEDGFLKGFKGQLIHTYNKNSSVCENSSYFQQLRNKTNIILLGDSIGDLTMADGVPGVQNILKIGFLNDKVGSGWAFPSGSCTDSLPQESAFHVLDIAASIGDREEGSKSCSSSRVHVLSLLLSLPFPPPSLSLSPSLPSPRLTLRSGCWW, from the exons ATGGACAGCGATGCCCCTCTTCCCACA CTCACCGAGCTCTTTCACCACTATTATCCCATTGAGATCGACCCACACCGGACCATCAAAGAGAAGCTGCCTCACATGGTGCAGTG GTGGAGCAAAGCCCACAGCCTCCTGTGCCAGCAGAGGATACAGAAGTTCCAGATAGCTCAGGTGGTCGGCGAGTCCACTGCGATGCTCAG GGAGGGCTATAAGATGTTCTTCGACACACTCTACCATAACAACATTCCTCTTTTCATCTTCTCTGCGGGCATTGGTGATATCCTGGAAGAAATTATCCGACAGATGAAGGTGTTCCACCCCAACATCCACATTGTGTCCAACTACATGGATTTCAGTGAGGAT GGTTTCCTGAAAGGATTCAAGGGCCAGCTCATCCACACCTACAACAAGAACAGCTCCGTGTGTGAGAACTCCAGTTACTTCCAGCAACTGCGGAACAAAACCAACATCATCCTGCTTGGAGACTCCATAGGGGACCTCACTATGGCGGATGGGGTCCCTGGAGTACAGAACATTCTGAAGATCGGCTTCCTGAATGACAAGGTAGGCAGCGGCTGGGCCTTCCCCTCTGGCTCCTGCACAGATTCCCTTCCACAGGAGAGTGCCTTTCATGTGCTAGATATTGCGGCAAGTAttggggacagggaggaggggagtAAGTCATGTTCTTCATCTCGCGTGCAtgtgctctctctccttctctccctccccttcccgcccccttctctctccctctctccctctctcccttccccccgcCTCACTCTCAGGAGTGGGTGTTGGTGGTAA